One segment of Gloeocapsa sp. PCC 7428 DNA contains the following:
- a CDS encoding type I polyketide synthase has translation MNRESVDYRSLLQQALLEMRSLRAQLNAAQTVEPIAIIGMACRFPGGANTPEMYWQLLQNGVDAISLIPPQRWAVDAYYDPNPDAPGKMYTRYGGFIADVDQFDPQFFGISPREAASMDPQQRLLLEVSYTALENAGQSVQKLNGSRTGVFVGIGFDDYAKRSIFSGDPTRIDAYSSLGNTRSIAVGRLSYIFGFQGPTMQLDTTCSSSLLAVHLACQSLQNRESNLALAGGVNLMLSPEPTIGFCKLKALAADGRCKTFDAKADGYVRGEGCGIVVLKRLTDAIADQDRILAIIRGSAVNHDGQSNGLTAPNGNAQEAVIRQAIAQSQIQPSQIQYIETHGTGTSLGDPIEVLALAKVLAADRRQSPLYIGSVKTNIGHLEAAAGVASLIKVVLALQHQQIPPHLHFQQPNPHIPWEKIAVPTQLTPWHTDANQPRCAGVSSFGMSGTNAHIILEEFPQAELATQQHSPQILTLSAKTPTALRELAQSYQQYLHAHPDVSLADVCYTTHGRSHYDYRSAIVANSTAEAQKKLEAIETIRTPLQRPKIAFLFPGQGSQYANMGQELYQTQPRFAQVLDTCCELLEPEIGIDLRTLLYSDASVALNETVYAQTAIFSIEYALSCLWTSWGVYPDVVIGHSIGEYVAATVAGVFSLEDALKLVATRAKLMQALPHGQMLAIAASVDTVAAIITPYQDVAIAAVNAPNSTVISGDSQAISAITAILRDRNIASKRLEVSHAFHSPMMQPVVAEFERVAQTIEYALPKIDVISNVTGCVADNEIATPQYWCKHILQPVRFMSGMQTLAQHECNVCLELGAKPVLTALGRRCLPDADILWLSGLNESSEVFSNLAQLYVAGVEIDWQALKPQGQRLALPTYPFQRQRYWLETPQITISNAPADSHPLLGQKVNLAKLETIHFQNQISLNNPAYLQHHRVFDIPIMPAAGYIEMALAAAAQVYQTHNLVLTDVVIYKALKLTNELQKLQLILTPENQKYRFEIFSLAADQSWILHASGIAAATETPEEVTLLELECPNSMAVTTFYQSCRDRGIDYGENFQRLTQLKQGKNAAIGQIETQEAAPNYIFDPLLLDAGLQVIGAALSDTQTYLPIGLESLTFFGNVTNELSSSVQIRDELVDVQFTNSEGLVAVIAGLKLKPAYPKAFQGTPTELYQVEWRLSQPLSESSSANLLSPAAICDRVIPALKQLLAQSELDSYRQVLPQLETLSLAYIVDALAAIGNDTNSVIPQYQRLLARLREIVLDADIVSSVNPQLLGQQLFAQYPMAGCELTLLQRCGSHLAQVLQGNQDALQLLFPDGDTSILTQLYQDSPGAKLMNTLVQQALNATVVNTNRVVRILEIGGGTGGTTAYLLPQLDVKTTEYTFTDISPLFVSKAQAKFCDYDFVQYRVLDIERSPLTQGFDQQFDIIIAANVLHATQDLRKTLKHTQELLAENGTLILLEGTRAFAWLDVVFGLTAGWWRFTDEDLRRSHPLLSSSQWQQLLHDCGFESAIVSPAAVDDPLSQQNVIVARYTAKCTVTCLIFCDALGVGEALAKLLRAQGRRCILVYSAREYQRYGEDRFGVCLEREGDFVALIENLCEETNHRDAEEDTCVRGFPPLSKVSVGAEVRGLEVVCLWGVEEVEGIETNLRSSCASALYLIRSLVATKLDASLYFVTQGAVDCGDVSFSGLMHSPVWGIAKVAALEHSELEVKCIDLDDGVSVEVRAEALAAEVLSPDREDQIAWRGDRRYVARLAKYQSIPQPYQLTISERGTLDNLQLQSYSRRVPELHEVEIRVFATGLNFRDVLNALGLYPESALGCECVGEIVAVGAQVKDLVIGDAVVAIAPGSFSQYVTVDAAMVAPKPASLSWEAATTVPVTFLTAYYALHNVAKIQKGDRTLIHAAAGGVGQAAIQIAQQAGAEIIATASPTKWDTVRSLGVKHIYNSRSLDFAAEIMALTQGEGVDIILNSSPELVSASMSVLKAHGRFVELGLVRDEYPQSAASYFSVDLVALCQQQPQLIQNLLRDLMLKFETRQLQALPQTVFPIEKVVDAFRYMQQAKHTGKIVITNYQLPITNYQLPGTYLITGGLGGLGLLIAEWLVEQGARHLVLVSRRDDANHPQVQKLKKSGAVVVTASVDVTDEQQLSQLIADIKISMPPLRGVVHAAGVLDDGALLQLDWERFEKVMYPKALGAWYLHALTQDQPLDFFVLFSSATALLGSPGQANHVAANVFLDTIAHYRRRLGLPALSINWGIWSEVGSASDRTQQMQQRGIDAIAPAEGIEIFAQLLRSSNQVGVIPINWSRFLQQGMQSSFFNDFRVSEPQRPQLMQQLQTADTSDRRDLLEKHIRTQIAQVLGFDPEEIDPYAGFFDLGMDSLTAIELKNRLQTTLQCTLPSTLIFDYPHITALVDYLMQQVLASDSQPEAYIEPDNTSEELSDDQIAELLAQELIEIARGKQS, from the coding sequence ATGAATCGCGAATCCGTTGATTATCGTTCGCTGTTGCAACAAGCATTGCTAGAAATGCGATCGCTCCGTGCGCAATTGAACGCTGCGCAAACGGTTGAACCAATTGCAATTATTGGGATGGCGTGCCGCTTTCCTGGTGGTGCAAATACACCAGAAATGTATTGGCAATTATTACAAAATGGCGTTGACGCAATTTCTCTTATTCCACCACAACGCTGGGCAGTTGATGCTTATTACGATCCCAATCCTGACGCTCCAGGAAAAATGTACACTCGTTACGGTGGGTTTATTGCAGATGTAGACCAATTTGACCCGCAATTTTTTGGGATTTCGCCGCGTGAAGCTGCAAGTATGGACCCACAGCAGCGATTGCTGTTGGAAGTGAGTTATACGGCTTTAGAAAACGCAGGGCAATCGGTACAAAAGTTAAATGGCAGTCGTACAGGGGTGTTTGTTGGAATCGGCTTTGATGACTACGCCAAGCGGAGTATATTTTCAGGCGATCCGACGCGCATCGATGCTTACAGCAGTTTAGGAAATACGCGCAGCATTGCTGTCGGGCGATTATCTTATATATTCGGTTTTCAAGGTCCAACAATGCAGTTGGATACGACTTGCTCATCTTCATTGCTAGCTGTTCATCTTGCTTGTCAAAGTTTGCAAAATCGTGAGTCGAATTTAGCACTAGCGGGGGGAGTTAATTTGATGCTTTCTCCTGAACCGACGATTGGGTTTTGTAAATTGAAAGCCTTGGCTGCGGATGGACGTTGCAAAACTTTTGATGCTAAAGCTGATGGGTATGTGCGGGGTGAGGGATGCGGAATTGTTGTCCTTAAACGGTTAACGGATGCTATAGCTGATCAAGACCGTATATTGGCAATTATTCGCGGTTCCGCAGTTAACCACGATGGGCAAAGCAATGGTTTAACCGCACCGAATGGTAATGCACAAGAAGCTGTGATTCGACAAGCGATCGCACAGTCTCAAATCCAACCGAGTCAAATTCAGTATATTGAAACGCACGGTACAGGCACAAGTTTAGGCGATCCGATCGAAGTTTTGGCATTAGCAAAGGTTCTCGCCGCAGATCGTAGACAAAGTCCGCTGTATATTGGTTCAGTCAAAACTAATATTGGACATTTAGAAGCAGCCGCAGGCGTGGCAAGTTTAATCAAAGTTGTGCTGGCACTGCAACATCAACAAATTCCACCACATCTCCATTTCCAACAACCAAATCCGCATATTCCTTGGGAGAAAATCGCAGTTCCGACGCAACTAACACCGTGGCATACAGATGCAAATCAGCCGCGTTGTGCGGGTGTGAGTTCGTTTGGGATGAGTGGGACAAATGCCCACATTATTTTAGAAGAATTTCCGCAAGCCGAATTAGCAACTCAACAACACTCACCGCAGATTTTAACGCTATCGGCAAAAACACCAACTGCACTTAGAGAATTGGCGCAATCGTATCAGCAATATTTGCACGCACATCCTGATGTATCGCTAGCGGATGTTTGCTATACCACGCACGGGCGATCGCATTATGATTATCGCAGTGCAATTGTAGCAAACTCGACTGCGGAAGCCCAGAAAAAACTAGAAGCAATAGAGACTATTCGCACGCCACTCCAACGTCCGAAAATTGCGTTTTTATTTCCTGGGCAAGGTAGTCAATATGCAAATATGGGGCAAGAGTTGTATCAAACACAACCTCGATTTGCGCAAGTGTTAGATACTTGTTGCGAACTTCTCGAACCGGAAATTGGTATTGATTTACGGACGCTTCTTTATTCTGATGCATCTGTAGCGCTTAACGAAACCGTTTACGCCCAAACGGCGATTTTTAGTATCGAGTATGCGTTGTCTTGCTTGTGGACATCATGGGGTGTGTATCCAGATGTTGTCATCGGGCATAGTATCGGCGAATATGTTGCGGCTACCGTTGCTGGAGTGTTTAGCCTCGAAGATGCGCTTAAACTCGTGGCGACACGCGCTAAATTGATGCAAGCTTTACCCCACGGGCAAATGTTAGCGATCGCTGCAAGTGTAGATACTGTAGCAGCAATAATCACACCATATCAAGACGTTGCGATTGCTGCGGTCAATGCACCAAACAGTACGGTTATTTCAGGAGATAGTCAAGCGATTAGTGCGATAACTGCGATTTTACGCGATCGCAATATTGCTAGCAAACGGTTGGAGGTATCGCACGCCTTTCATTCGCCAATGATGCAACCGGTAGTAGCAGAATTTGAGCGTGTGGCGCAGACGATTGAATATGCATTACCAAAGATAGATGTCATATCCAACGTTACGGGCTGTGTCGCGGATAATGAAATTGCTACGCCGCAATATTGGTGCAAGCATATTCTCCAACCTGTGCGGTTTATGTCAGGAATGCAGACATTAGCACAGCATGAATGTAACGTTTGTTTAGAGTTGGGTGCAAAGCCAGTTCTCACCGCATTAGGACGACGCTGTTTGCCCGATGCGGATATTTTGTGGTTATCGGGTTTAAACGAATCATCGGAAGTATTTTCAAATCTGGCACAGTTATATGTCGCGGGTGTGGAAATTGATTGGCAAGCTTTGAAACCTCAAGGTCAACGTTTGGCTTTACCGACATATCCTTTTCAGCGTCAGCGCTATTGGTTGGAAACTCCTCAAATTACAATATCAAATGCACCTGCTGATTCACACCCATTACTAGGGCAAAAAGTGAATTTGGCAAAGTTAGAAACAATTCATTTCCAAAATCAAATCAGTCTAAATAATCCCGCTTATCTCCAACATCACCGCGTGTTTGATATACCGATTATGCCAGCCGCAGGTTATATCGAAATGGCGCTTGCAGCCGCAGCGCAAGTTTATCAAACGCATAATTTAGTATTGACTGATGTTGTGATTTATAAAGCTTTAAAACTGACGAACGAACTACAAAAATTACAACTAATATTAACACCCGAAAACCAAAAATATCGCTTTGAAATTTTCAGCTTAGCCGCAGATCAATCGTGGATATTACACGCTAGTGGAATTGCAGCCGCAACAGAGACACCCGAAGAAGTCACGTTACTCGAACTAGAATGTCCAAATTCAATGGCAGTAACAACATTTTATCAAAGCTGTCGCGATCGCGGAATCGATTATGGGGAAAATTTCCAGCGACTTACGCAATTAAAACAGGGAAAAAATGCAGCTATAGGTCAAATAGAAACACAAGAAGCTGCTCCAAATTATATTTTCGATCCTCTTCTTTTGGATGCTGGTTTACAAGTCATTGGCGCTGCTTTATCAGACACGCAAACATATTTACCAATTGGGTTAGAAAGTCTTACTTTTTTTGGAAATGTTACAAATGAGTTATCGAGTTCGGTACAAATCAGAGACGAATTAGTAGATGTTCAATTTACTAATTCAGAAGGGCTTGTAGCGGTCATCGCTGGTTTAAAACTCAAGCCAGCCTATCCCAAAGCTTTTCAAGGTACACCTACTGAATTGTATCAAGTAGAGTGGCGATTGTCGCAACCTTTGAGCGAATCAAGTTCGGCTAATTTATTATCTCCCGCAGCAATTTGCGATCGCGTTATACCTGCGCTTAAACAACTGCTAGCACAATCTGAACTTGATAGCTATCGCCAGGTCTTACCACAACTTGAAACTTTGAGTCTTGCTTATATCGTCGATGCGTTGGCAGCAATTGGTAATGATACCAACTCGGTGATACCTCAGTATCAGCGCTTGCTTGCGCGTTTACGCGAGATTGTATTAGATGCAGATATTGTGTCATCTGTCAATCCTCAGTTGTTGGGGCAGCAGCTTTTTGCACAGTATCCGATGGCGGGTTGTGAACTGACGTTACTTCAACGATGTGGTTCGCATTTAGCGCAAGTATTGCAAGGAAACCAGGATGCTTTGCAGTTACTTTTCCCTGATGGTGACACCTCGATATTGACGCAACTGTATCAAGATTCACCTGGTGCAAAACTGATGAATACTTTGGTGCAGCAGGCATTGAATGCTACAGTTGTCAATACAAATCGCGTGGTGCGAATTTTAGAGATTGGTGGCGGTACAGGTGGTACGACGGCGTATTTGTTACCTCAGTTGGATGTAAAGACGACAGAATACACATTTACTGATATTTCGCCGTTATTCGTCTCGAAGGCACAAGCAAAATTCTGCGATTACGATTTTGTACAATACCGCGTATTGGATATTGAGCGATCGCCTTTGACTCAGGGTTTTGACCAACAATTCGACATTATTATTGCAGCAAATGTATTACACGCTACTCAAGACTTGCGGAAAACATTGAAGCACACTCAAGAGTTGTTGGCTGAAAACGGTACGTTAATCTTACTCGAAGGAACTCGCGCTTTCGCTTGGCTGGATGTCGTTTTTGGCTTAACGGCGGGTTGGTGGCGATTTACGGATGAAGATTTGCGGCGATCGCATCCGTTGTTATCGTCTAGCCAATGGCAACAGCTTTTACATGATTGTGGTTTTGAGTCGGCGATTGTTAGTCCTGCTGCGGTGGACGATCCTTTGAGTCAGCAGAATGTTATTGTTGCGCGTTATACCGCTAAGTGTACGGTAACGTGTTTGATTTTCTGCGACGCGCTTGGTGTGGGTGAAGCGTTGGCGAAACTTTTACGCGCCCAAGGGCGTAGGTGTATTCTTGTTTATTCGGCGCGGGAGTATCAGCGCTATGGTGAGGATCGGTTTGGTGTGTGTCTTGAGCGTGAGGGTGATTTTGTTGCGTTAATTGAAAATTTATGTGAGGAAACGAACCACAGAGACGCAGAGGAGGACACTTGCGTGCGGGGGTTTCCCCCGTTGAGCAAAGTGTCCGTAGGCGCAGAGGTAAGAGGTTTGGAGGTTGTTTGTCTTTGGGGTGTTGAGGAGGTGGAGGGAATTGAAACCAATTTACGAAGTAGTTGTGCAAGTGCTTTGTATTTGATTCGGTCGCTGGTTGCTACAAAGCTTGATGCATCGTTGTATTTTGTGACGCAGGGGGCGGTTGATTGTGGTGATGTTAGTTTCTCTGGATTAATGCATTCTCCGGTGTGGGGGATCGCTAAAGTCGCGGCGTTGGAGCATTCAGAACTTGAGGTTAAGTGTATTGATTTAGACGATGGCGTAAGCGTAGAAGTACGGGCGGAAGCTTTGGCGGCGGAGGTTTTATCGCCGGATCGCGAAGATCAAATTGCTTGGCGGGGCGATCGCCGTTATGTCGCTCGACTGGCAAAATATCAATCAATACCGCAACCGTATCAATTAACAATTTCTGAACGCGGGACGCTGGATAATCTGCAACTGCAATCGTATTCGCGGCGAGTGCCGGAACTCCATGAAGTTGAAATTCGGGTTTTTGCGACTGGACTCAATTTTAGAGATGTATTGAATGCGCTGGGATTGTATCCTGAAAGCGCTTTGGGGTGTGAATGTGTGGGAGAAATTGTCGCTGTAGGAGCGCAGGTGAAGGATTTGGTGATTGGTGATGCTGTGGTTGCGATCGCTCCTGGTAGTTTTAGTCAGTATGTGACTGTGGATGCGGCGATGGTTGCACCAAAACCCGCTAGTTTGAGTTGGGAAGCAGCTACAACAGTTCCTGTAACATTTTTAACTGCATATTACGCACTGCACAATGTTGCCAAAATTCAAAAAGGCGACCGCACTCTGATTCATGCAGCCGCAGGTGGTGTCGGTCAAGCCGCAATTCAGATTGCCCAGCAAGCAGGTGCAGAGATTATTGCTACTGCTAGCCCAACAAAATGGGATACAGTGCGATCGCTTGGTGTAAAGCACATTTATAACTCGCGATCTTTAGATTTTGCTGCCGAAATTATGGCACTGACGCAAGGGGAAGGTGTTGATATCATTTTAAATTCGTCCCCAGAATTGGTTTCGGCAAGTATGTCGGTTCTCAAAGCCCATGGTCGATTTGTCGAATTGGGACTTGTCCGTGACGAGTATCCCCAGTCAGCAGCAAGTTATTTTTCAGTAGATTTAGTCGCGTTATGTCAACAGCAACCGCAACTGATCCAAAATCTGCTACGCGATCTGATGTTGAAATTTGAGACACGTCAACTCCAGGCTTTACCTCAAACGGTATTCCCCATTGAGAAAGTTGTTGACGCTTTCCGCTATATGCAGCAAGCCAAACACACTGGCAAAATCGTTATTACCAATTACCAATTACCAATTACCAATTACCAATTACCAGGCACTTACCTCATTACAGGCGGACTTGGTGGACTCGGCTTATTAATTGCTGAATGGTTAGTAGAACAAGGCGCAAGACATCTAGTATTAGTGAGTCGTCGTGACGATGCCAATCATCCGCAAGTCCAAAAATTAAAGAAATCGGGTGCAGTTGTCGTTACAGCGTCGGTTGATGTGACCGATGAACAGCAATTGTCACAGTTGATTGCAGATATCAAAATATCAATGCCACCTTTACGCGGTGTTGTTCATGCGGCTGGGGTATTAGATGATGGCGCACTATTGCAACTTGACTGGGAACGCTTTGAGAAAGTAATGTACCCGAAAGCGCTTGGTGCGTGGTATCTACACGCTTTAACGCAAGATCAGCCACTTGACTTTTTTGTGCTGTTTTCTTCGGCAACCGCGCTGTTAGGTTCGCCTGGACAAGCTAACCACGTAGCTGCTAATGTATTTTTGGATACTATAGCTCATTATCGCCGCAGGCTTGGACTCCCCGCACTGAGTATCAATTGGGGAATTTGGTCAGAGGTAGGTTCGGCAAGCGATCGCACGCAGCAGATGCAGCAGCGGGGTATTGATGCGATCGCCCCAGCGGAGGGAATCGAAATTTTTGCACAGTTGTTGCGATCGTCAAATCAGGTAGGAGTTATCCCGATTAATTGGTCGCGGTTTTTACAACAAGGAATGCAATCATCATTTTTTAACGACTTTAGAGTGTCAGAACCACAACGACCGCAACTGATGCAACAACTGCAAACCGCAGATACAAGCGATCGCCGCGATCTTTTAGAAAAGCATATTCGCACGCAAATCGCGCAAGTATTGGGTTTTGACCCTGAAGAAATCGATCCCTATGCTGGTTTTTTTGATTTGGGTATGGACTCGTTAACCGCAATTGAATTGAAAAACCGTTTGCAAACAACCTTACAATGCACTTTACCGTCAACGCTAATTTTTGATTATCCGCATATTACCGCGCTCGTTGATTACTTGATGCAGCAGGTTTTAGCCTCCGATTCGCAACCAGAAGCGTATATTGAACCAGATAATACATCAGAAGAACTTTCTGACGATCAAATTGCTGAGTTATTAGCGCAAGAATTAATCGAGATCGCGCGAGGTAAGCAGTCATGA